The window AAGAAAAACGGTGTACCTGTTGAGCCTGATGTATTGTGCATGTAAACATCTTTGGCCGTATATCCCGCAGTTAAGCGTTCATCAACAGGTTTTTGAAGGTCTTTCTTGGTAAGTACGGGTATTTGTTCCCAACTCGTTATCGGGGCTTCCGATTTTGAATCGACCCAAGCTTTGTAATTTTTATTGTTATTGTAATGATGCTTAAAAATCTCCCAACGCATGGAAGTTTGAAATTCATCAAACTCTTGCTCGCTTTTAGATTGCACCTCGCGAAGCCGTTTAATAGCCTCGTCGATTGGGAATTTTTTAAACCGTAGTGTTTGTAGGAAAATATTCATAATTGCTATCGCTATGCCTTTTCAGCAAAAAGCGTTTCCCATTTCTTTTTTATCTCGTCCCAGCTAAACTTGCGGGCTTTAGTTTTGGCATTGCCTGATATTTTTTGCCACAACTCTTTATCACCAAACATGGCTGTAACTCGGCTTGCCATTGCATCAGCATCAAACCCGTCAACAATCATCATATCCTCACCGTCAGCCCATATATAGGGTATTTCTCCCACCTTTGTTGAAACCACCGGAATGCCGCAAGAGGCAGCCTCTACCACAGCAATTCCAAAGCTTTCGTAAGAGGTGGTATTTAAATATACGCTGTGTGAAGAATAATATGCCGGCAATTGCTTGTTATCAACCCTGCCAATAAACTCAATTTTGTCTAACACCCCCAACTCAGCAGCCAGTTTCTTTACATCGTTCAGCAAACCATCATCTGGTCCCACCATGGTCAATGTTGCCTCTGGATATTTTTGAGCAACACTGTGTAATATTTTTACGGCTAACTCAGGGTTGTAGATGTATTTAAACGCCCTTACCCATAGTAATGAAAAAGGTTTCCGCTCTTGTGGCTGCTCTGTAAAAACAGACGTATCTATAAAATCGGGATAATATTCAACTTCATATCCTTCAGGTTTTAAAAAACCTATCAGGTATTGTGAGGGGGAAATAATTTTATCCGCCCTGTTAAGTACTGTTTGTACGTTACTTCTGTTGGTTTTATATAACTCAGGTAACCTGCCACCTCTTAACACCAATACTAATTTTTTCCTTCTTAGCCTGGCAATTATTGAGGCCACACGTGCAATATTAAATGCGTTTCCGCTATACGTATCCGCAATTACTAATTTATAATCAGCGGTAAAGCAAGTCCAAATAATATCCAGTAAACGCGGTAACTGTGAGGCTTTATCAGAAACCGCTTTTATGTGGTATTCCTCTCCTAATAAACGGGTTATTTTTTCAGATGGCCCAAGAGTTCCCCTGTGCTTTGAAAGGATATTACCTACAAATAAGATACTCATTTATTTCTTTTCGGCTATTTTAAGCAGTTTACCCGGCACTCCGCCATAAATACCGTATTCTTCAGTGTTACCTGATATTACTGAGTTTGCTGCCACTAAAACAGCTTTATTTATATGGGCACCGGCCAAAACCGTTACATGGCTTCCTACCCATGAACCATCATCAATTACTACTTTCTCTTTTTTAACCTCTTCTCCAAAAGCATAGGCTCCGTTTTTAAGAGAATGATTAGAGGTAACCACTGCTACGTATGGGCCAAACAAAACGTTATCTCCTATCTCTATACCATTGTTGCACACAAACCAACATCCTTTGGCTATATACACGTTATTACCAATGGTTAGCTGCGAAGGGTTATAAAAGGTTAAATCCCTGCCAAGTTTAAGGGTACGCCCTGCTTGTTTAAAAAAGGGACGCGCCAAAGCTCCCCGCAGTTTTATAAGTGCAACGTTATCAGGAAGCCAGTTTGTAAAAAACAATACAAAATGCAACGGCCAATCGTACCTCAAAAGTGTAAGAAACCTATTCACTTATTTATTTGTTTTGACAAATGCCATTAACAGGTGATGGTATATTTTGCCCCAAAAAGAGGCAAGGGTATCACCTGGATACATACCTATACGTGGAATAAAATAAATATCGGTGTTTTTAGTACAAACACCCTGTACAAGTGAAAAACCACAAGTATAGTAATCGCCCACAAACCCAAAAATTTTATCACCTATCACCTCTTTTGAGCCATAGGGATAGCATATTGAGAATACTTTAACCCCTGTTAGCTCTTCTAATTCCTTTTTCGAATCGGCAAACTCCTTTTCAATTTCCTGTGGGGTGCACAGGCCTAAGCTCTCGTGATTATAAGTGTGCGATTGGAAGCTAAATATCTTTTCAGTGCTTAGCTGCTTTACTGAAGAATAGTCCATTACCCTATAGTTGGGGGTAATTATATCCGTTTCAGCAATATTATTCTCAGCAAACCAATCCCTAACCTTTTTATCAAACTCGTCTATCTTTATCTTAACAGGATTAAACTCTTCTCTCAACCTGTTCCTAACCTCAACAAAGTTTTGAGGTGTGATGGTGATTTTTTCACCGTTCAATAAAAACTCTTTTCGCTGTTCCAGCAGCTTTTGCACCCAAGTACCGGGTAGTGCTTCGTTATTTTTTGAAAAACGAACGGGCAAAAACAGGGTTATTGGTGCATTGTGCTTACGGCACACCTCGGCTGCTTTTTCAACGTCTTCTTTCAGGCAATCATCCAGCGTAAGGGCACAATAGGCTCCTTTTTGCTTTTTTGCCAATCTATTTGCAAATGTTTCTAAATCAACTACTTCAAACCTCTTTTTAAGAGCGGTTATCTGCTCGTCGAATTCTTTGCTATCTATCTGATGATAGCACAGCACAAAGGGCTTCACCATACCGGGAACGGCATGAGAAATCTTGTTGAGGAATAGCGTTTCCCGCAGTTTAAAGTAGGTTGATTTTAAGCCCATTGGAAAGTAATGTGTTAATCTACGTCGCGAGCCTCAATGCTATGGGCTTCAAGAATGTAGTTACCAATCGAAAGATAATCCAAACGTCCGTCGTTAAAGGTTTTAACAGCATCGTAAGGGTTACAGATAATTGGTTCCTCGTGCATATTGTAACTGGTGTTTACCAAACTTGGTACACCTGTCAGCTGGAAATAATGCTCAAGGATTTTGTACATGGTAGGGTTGTTTTTAGCCGTTACAATTTGTGGCCTTGCTGTACCATCTACGTGTACTGCTGCGGCAGAGTTTTGTTTCATCGCATCTGTACAGTCAGTAGTGATGGTCATAAACTCGGCTGTGTATCGGATTTTATCCATGTTCAGATACATTTTATCTGCCATGTAATCCAATGTAGCGGGTGCAAAAGGCATAAACTCGGTACGGTTCAAACGTTTGTTTAACCACTTGTTTACATCACTTTGCTGAGTTGGCGCCATAATTGTACGGTTACAAAGTGCACGGGGGCCGTACTCCATCCTACCATTAAATCGGCCTACCACAAAGCCTTTTGCCAATAATTCCGCTGCTTTTTTCTCAGGCTCTTCTTCGCGGGTATATTTAAAATCAAACTTCTTAATCGCGTCTAAAATTTCATCTTCGGTATAATCAGCTCCCAAGAAAACATCATCCAATTTATAGGGCTTGAATGGCTTTTCTTTATGCGCTAACATCAAAGCCGCACCTGTTCCAATACCACAATCAGACATTCCGGGATGTACGAAGATTTCTTTAACACCGTCTATCTCCATCACACGTTGGTTCATCTTAACGTTAGCAGCCACACCACCAGCCAAACACACCCTATCAAGATTGTATTTTTTAAGGTTTTGTTTAGCCATGTGTACCACTACGGTCTCAAGCACTTTTTGGAATGCGGCTGCCAAATCTTCTGCCTTGCCGTCTTTAAATATCTTTTTGTATTTATTAGGGTCAAGAGGGTTTAAGTACATGAACGCATCATCGGTAAGGATGAAATCTTTCATGATGTCTTTAAAATAAATATCAGGATTACCGTATGCAGCCAAACCCAATACTTTGCCCTCGTGGCGGTTAGGAATAAAACCAAGGGCTTTGGTAACCTTGCTATACATCAACCCTAACGATTGAGGGCTTGGTATAAACTTAACAAACTTTAGGTTTTCGCCATCACCAATGTATATCGAACCTGCACTACCTGAACCATACCCGTCAAGAGTAATTACAAGAGCTTTATCAAAACCTGATGTATAATAAGTGCTTGCGGCATGACAAAGCTGGTGGTTGAAATACTCAACAGACCCTTTATACCCGATTTTCTGCAAACCGGCTACAAACTGCCCATGAGCTTTATCAAATTCAGCGGGGTTGATAAACATACCCCTTCTGTACATATTTACTGCATGACGCACTGACTCCATGAAAGGAGCTTTTGATGAAAATGCTTGCTTAATACTCAGTTTTCCCGATTGAAGATATAGCTTCTTTTCTTGCTCGGGTTTGTACCAACCATAGCCAACACCTGTAATGTCAGCGATGGTGATGCCTAAATAACGTAATCCGTCTTCAATTGCTTTGTAAGGGAAACCTGTTTGTTGTTTCACCCTTGTAAACCTTTCTTCTTGTGCGGCATATACAATCTTGCCGTCTTTAATAAATGTTGCTGTTACATCGCAATCAGGAGAAGAAATACCAAGATAAATAGACATATTTTGTTATGATTAAGTGCTTCTAAAATTATTATAGGTTGTTATAAAACTTAGGCTTGATTAAGAAAGTTCTTAAGTTCAGTACACATTTTTTCTGCCTGAATTTCTAAGGTAACATCGGCAACTGTTTCTTGCCCGTTTTTAATAAGCTTCCTTCGTAAGTCGCCGTCGGTAATCAGGGTTTTAATCCTGTGGTATAAATCATCTGCGTTTTTGGGTCTCACAAACAACACATCGTGCCCGTCTTTCAAATAGTGTGGTATTGCACCTACAGGGGCAGCAATCACAGGTGTTGAGTTTGCTAAGGCTTCCCAAATTGTTCGCGGAAACCCTTCTGCCGTTGAAGCCATCACATACATATCCGCGTTTTTATAAAAGCTAAATAGTTCCTCTCCCACCGTTTTCTTCCCGTGAAATAGTATCCTATCGCTAATGCCCCATTTCTCTGCCGTTTCTTTAATCCTCTCACCTGTGGGATCGTTTCTATCCACCCAGCCGACTAAATTAAACCGACATTCTATACCGTCTTGATGCAGCCTTCCTATAGCCTCCGTAATCTCTATCACTCCCTTTTGATCGGCTATTCTTCCGGCAAAAAGTATTTCATACATGTTGTTTTGGCAGGTATCCTCCCTGTAAAACAAATCTGTTTTCTTAAGGGTAGTGGTTTTTATCGGAAATGCCTGTTTCGATATCGGCTTGTACTTTTCATACATCACTGTACTATTGGCAAATACAATAGCATCTTTCGCGTATTTCTCTTGCCTGTTTTCGTTCCAAGAATAATAGGTTTTTAATGCTCTTTCTTTCACCGAAAGATTTTTGGCATCTTCCATATAATCCAACCAGTTCCCAACATTAAGATAGGCATACTTAACCTTTTTGCCGATTGCTCGGACAATGAAAGGCAGCATTGGCGTCGGAGCTCTTAGTAAGAGAATATCCAGCTTTTGCGCGTGTGCTTCAAATATTTTAGTGGTGCGCTTAGCCTGCAAAATTCTTTTTGGAACTGAAACATGCAGCATAAGCTCTACAAATTCAACATTTGGAGATTGGATTTCATAATCCATAAACTCCTTTTCCGATTCAACCGGAGTGTGTAAAAAGGCAATAACCTTATCCCAATGCGGGGCAAGACTGTCGATAAACAGACCTTGCAAAGACATGGTGTATATTTTTCCGTTTTTCTGATATGCGGGTATGTGATAATGAAAACCTAAAACCATGATTACTTTTGGGAGTTATATTTAATTGCAGAGGCCACTAATGCCATTAGTAACCACGCAAAAACATTTACAAGTGCGAAAATGAAATAAAAGTGGATTGCCATCCCCAATAAACCCCAAAAGAATGGTTTCTGAAAATCGGGGATACTTTTAAATTTAGTAATAAAGTACAAAAAGAAGCTGAGTAACAAGCCTACAAATGGTATAAACAAAAAGAGCCCTCCTTCAGCTAACACATTTATATAAGAGTTATGTGAACTAAGCTGATCCAGATTATCTACCCCAGTCAGACGTTCAAAACCTTCAAACTTCCCTTCAATGTTATAACTCCGCGAGTTAAAATTGTTTAAGCCGATTCCAAAAAACGGATTTTCGCTAAACAATCCAAGCCCTTTTTCAACCTGAGCCAAACGCACCAAGTAAGATTCATCCTCAGCAAGGGTGGTTTCAGTTTCATAAATCAGGCTGTATGTACGCTCGTTAAGTTGAAAAACGGTATCCTTAACCACAGGCAAATTCATAGATAAATACCCTGTAAACAAAAGCGCTGCTATTAAACCTATCCGTAATATGTTTAGCCTGTTTGAGTACAAAGTAAGGAAACAAGTAAGGATGGTTAATATTGAGCCTGAACGGCTACCTGAAAGTGTACCTGCAAGTACTACTAATATACTTGCAATAACAGCCCTTGATTGCCCCCATTTCTCTTG of the Bacteroidota bacterium genome contains:
- a CDS encoding glycosyltransferase family 4 protein, which translates into the protein MSILFVGNILSKHRGTLGPSEKITRLLGEEYHIKAVSDKASQLPRLLDIIWTCFTADYKLVIADTYSGNAFNIARVASIIARLRRKKLVLVLRGGRLPELYKTNRSNVQTVLNRADKIISPSQYLIGFLKPEGYEVEYYPDFIDTSVFTEQPQERKPFSLLWVRAFKYIYNPELAVKILHSVAQKYPEATLTMVGPDDGLLNDVKKLAAELGVLDKIEFIGRVDNKQLPAYYSSHSVYLNTTSYESFGIAVVEAASCGIPVVSTKVGEIPYIWADGEDMMIVDGFDADAMASRVTAMFGDKELWQKISGNAKTKARKFSWDEIKKKWETLFAEKA
- a CDS encoding acyltransferase, with the translated sequence MNRFLTLLRYDWPLHFVLFFTNWLPDNVALIKLRGALARPFFKQAGRTLKLGRDLTFYNPSQLTIGNNVYIAKGCWFVCNNGIEIGDNVLFGPYVAVVTSNHSLKNGAYAFGEEVKKEKVVIDDGSWVGSHVTVLAGAHINKAVLVAANSVISGNTEEYGIYGGVPGKLLKIAEKK
- a CDS encoding polysaccharide deacetylase family protein, which encodes MGLKSTYFKLRETLFLNKISHAVPGMVKPFVLCYHQIDSKEFDEQITALKKRFEVVDLETFANRLAKKQKGAYCALTLDDCLKEDVEKAAEVCRKHNAPITLFLPVRFSKNNEALPGTWVQKLLEQRKEFLLNGEKITITPQNFVEVRNRLREEFNPVKIKIDEFDKKVRDWFAENNIAETDIITPNYRVMDYSSVKQLSTEKIFSFQSHTYNHESLGLCTPQEIEKEFADSKKELEELTGVKVFSICYPYGSKEVIGDKIFGFVGDYYTCGFSLVQGVCTKNTDIYFIPRIGMYPGDTLASFWGKIYHHLLMAFVKTNK
- a CDS encoding carbamoyltransferase, with translation MSIYLGISSPDCDVTATFIKDGKIVYAAQEERFTRVKQQTGFPYKAIEDGLRYLGITIADITGVGYGWYKPEQEKKLYLQSGKLSIKQAFSSKAPFMESVRHAVNMYRRGMFINPAEFDKAHGQFVAGLQKIGYKGSVEYFNHQLCHAASTYYTSGFDKALVITLDGYGSGSAGSIYIGDGENLKFVKFIPSPQSLGLMYSKVTKALGFIPNRHEGKVLGLAAYGNPDIYFKDIMKDFILTDDAFMYLNPLDPNKYKKIFKDGKAEDLAAAFQKVLETVVVHMAKQNLKKYNLDRVCLAGGVAANVKMNQRVMEIDGVKEIFVHPGMSDCGIGTGAALMLAHKEKPFKPYKLDDVFLGADYTEDEILDAIKKFDFKYTREEEPEKKAAELLAKGFVVGRFNGRMEYGPRALCNRTIMAPTQQSDVNKWLNKRLNRTEFMPFAPATLDYMADKMYLNMDKIRYTAEFMTITTDCTDAMKQNSAAAVHVDGTARPQIVTAKNNPTMYKILEHYFQLTGVPSLVNTSYNMHEEPIICNPYDAVKTFNDGRLDYLSIGNYILEAHSIEARDVD
- a CDS encoding glycosyltransferase family 4 protein gives rise to the protein MVLGFHYHIPAYQKNGKIYTMSLQGLFIDSLAPHWDKVIAFLHTPVESEKEFMDYEIQSPNVEFVELMLHVSVPKRILQAKRTTKIFEAHAQKLDILLLRAPTPMLPFIVRAIGKKVKYAYLNVGNWLDYMEDAKNLSVKERALKTYYSWNENRQEKYAKDAIVFANSTVMYEKYKPISKQAFPIKTTTLKKTDLFYREDTCQNNMYEILFAGRIADQKGVIEITEAIGRLHQDGIECRFNLVGWVDRNDPTGERIKETAEKWGISDRILFHGKKTVGEELFSFYKNADMYVMASTAEGFPRTIWEALANSTPVIAAPVGAIPHYLKDGHDVLFVRPKNADDLYHRIKTLITDGDLRRKLIKNGQETVADVTLEIQAEKMCTELKNFLNQA
- a CDS encoding O-antigen ligase family protein is translated as MGRLNKMLYNYVFFTTFPVIIIIQNLSFYFFPFLVSELYRKRNLLFKNMNRVDLFAIMFAIGAILSVLMSLLSPVENSFTKGIAVLPNYLYWIFLVLLFSFNAIQLDYKVIYKAAFWGVTISTIYFYTISEALGNASAFFIGLQQNMYSFILICFAPMLVFYVQEKWGQSRAVIASILVVLAGTLSGSRSGSILTILTCFLTLYSNRLNILRIGLIAALLFTGYLSMNLPVVKDTVFQLNERTYSLIYETETTLAEDESYLVRLAQVEKGLGLFSENPFFGIGLNNFNSRSYNIEGKFEGFERLTGVDNLDQLSSHNSYINVLAEGGLFLFIPFVGLLLSFFLYFITKFKSIPDFQKPFFWGLLGMAIHFYFIFALVNVFAWLLMALVASAIKYNSQK